In Cryptomeria japonica chromosome 10, Sugi_1.0, whole genome shotgun sequence, a genomic segment contains:
- the LOC131859363 gene encoding uncharacterized protein LOC131859363, with protein MALWADRITVKKTIGTYPFEMVYGSKARIPINNLLLVYKFIHENNLEMSYPLEERMEMLAKLDESREDAHRKNLKLQQKSKYLFDKKASEIKFEINDLVLFWNARSQDKGKHGKFEALWQGPFVIAEKNGDNSYFSTDMNGEIQELPMHG; from the coding sequence ATGGCACTATGGGCAGATAGGATCACTGTAAAGAAGACTATAGGAACATATCCTTTTGAGATGGTATATGGATCTAAAGCAAGGATACCAATAAACAATCTGTTGCTTGTGTACAAGTTCATACATGAAAATAACCTGGAAATGTCATATCCGCTGGAAGAAAGAATGGAGATGCTTGCAAAATTAGATGAAAGTAGAGAAGATGCTCATAGGAAGAACCTGAAGTTGCAACAAAAAAGTAAGTACCTATTTGACAAAAAGGCATCAGAGATAAAATTTGAAATTAATGATTTGGTACTGTTTTGGAATGCTAGATCCCAAGATAAAGGcaagcatggaaaatttgaagcGTTGTGGCAGGGGCCATTTGTTATTGCAGAGAAGAATGGTGACAATTCATACTTTAGCACTGATATGAATGGTGAAATACAGGAACTGCCAATGCATGGATAG